Proteins from one Oryza sativa Japonica Group chromosome 12, ASM3414082v1 genomic window:
- the LOC9266999 gene encoding uncharacterized protein isoform X2: MKLVVVVNARDPLFYRCPDLEVANGMVERRVSEDGGRSGAKVDGDGQGIAAADPGRLAWHGSRDNDKRQRKWAANLGGTPPGSCIVLLHISLLSRVPNSAPKFCWLIVMPGWFSGWCCPGFQVQQLPSSKGTGLVFAMLLLLHQVR; the protein is encoded by the exons ATGAAGCTGGTGGTGGTAGTCAATGCTCGAGATCCCTTATTCTACCGCTGTCCTGATCTTGAG GTAGCGAATGGCATGGTGGAAAGAAGAGTATCTGAGGATGGTGGCAGATCTGGAGCCAAGGTCGATGGGGATGGCCAGGGCATTGCGGCGGCGGACCCTGGCAGACTAGCATGGCATGGCAGCAGAGACAACGACAAGAGGCAGAGGAAGTGGGCGGCCAATCTAGGAGGCACACCACCCGG GTCATGTATTGTTCTGCTCCACATCTCCCTGTTAAGCAGAGTGCCCAACAGCGCTCCCAAGTTTTGCTGGTTAATTGTGATGCCTGGTTGGTTTAGTGGCTGGTGTTGCCCAGGTTTCCAAGTCCAGCAGCTGCCATCATCCAAAGGCACTGGCTTGGTCTTTGCTATGCTCCTTCTCCTTCATCAG GTTCGTTGA
- the LOC9266999 gene encoding uncharacterized protein isoform X1, with amino-acid sequence MKLVVVVNARDPLFYRCPDLEMQVANGMVERRVSEDGGRSGAKVDGDGQGIAAADPGRLAWHGSRDNDKRQRKWAANLGGTPPGSCIVLLHISLLSRVPNSAPKFCWLIVMPGWFSGWCCPGFQVQQLPSSKGTGLVFAMLLLLHQVR; translated from the exons ATGAAGCTGGTGGTGGTAGTCAATGCTCGAGATCCCTTATTCTACCGCTGTCCTGATCTTGAG ATGCAGGTAGCGAATGGCATGGTGGAAAGAAGAGTATCTGAGGATGGTGGCAGATCTGGAGCCAAGGTCGATGGGGATGGCCAGGGCATTGCGGCGGCGGACCCTGGCAGACTAGCATGGCATGGCAGCAGAGACAACGACAAGAGGCAGAGGAAGTGGGCGGCCAATCTAGGAGGCACACCACCCGG GTCATGTATTGTTCTGCTCCACATCTCCCTGTTAAGCAGAGTGCCCAACAGCGCTCCCAAGTTTTGCTGGTTAATTGTGATGCCTGGTTGGTTTAGTGGCTGGTGTTGCCCAGGTTTCCAAGTCCAGCAGCTGCCATCATCCAAAGGCACTGGCTTGGTCTTTGCTATGCTCCTTCTCCTTCATCAG GTTCGTTGA
- the LOC136354866 gene encoding probable disease resistance protein RF9 — protein sequence MRALLIVPRTTGTQTICVGHQVIRPFFPLIFRWCRINWQTVWSMPYIRVIEVEGLMMPTDALRSIQSSLIHLRYLCLRNTQLVAFPFNESKFPSLQTLDIRETSVKKLPDTIWALKTLRHLYLNGMEPPSIRCLTNLQTFCGVLVSNDQIAMEFLTLKDLRKLQIELKAWNGYPLLVKSLKLLLALTSFKLSSTEISSEVINKIAHHSPLRKLHLQGMLHPPVLTLSEYFSDYITSITLSASRIGTDQLKTLGSLTCLWELKLKDDALLPCPQHSFPQLGYLKISSLTNLEAFRIERGAFSNLVRFSVHYCSKFRSIIDVLEHTTSLQVLKLKGMELLPDITDSCRNKNVSVITMAY from the coding sequence ATGAGAGCTCTGTTAATCGTCCCACGAACAACGGGAACTCAAACCATTTGTGTTGGCCATCAGGTTATCAGACCATTCTTTCCGCTAATTTTTAGATGGTGTAGAATCAACTGGCAAACAGTTTGGAGCATGCCTTATATAAGAGTTATTGAAGTCGAAGGATTGATGATGCCAACGGATGCTCTGAGATCCATCCAGAGTAGCCTAATTCATTTAAGGTACTTGTGCCTAAGAAACACCCAGTTGGTTGCGTTCCCGTTCAATGAGAGCAAGTTCCCATCTCTACAAACACTAGATATAAGAGAGACATCAGTCAAGAAGCTACCTGATACCATTTGGGCTCTTAAGACACTTCGTCATCTGTACCTGAACGGAATGGAACCTCCAAGTATAAGATGCCTCACCAATCTACAAACGTTTTGTGGGGTCTTAGTTTCCAATGATCAGATTGCCATGGAATTTTTAACATTAAAAGATCTGAGGAAATTACAAATTGAACTCAAAGCATGGAATGGATACCCTCTACTGGTAAAATCTCTGAAGCTGCTGCTGGCTCTCACCTCATTCAAGTTGTCTTCCACAGAAATCTCTTCAGAAGTGATTAACAAAATAGCACACCATTCACCGCTGCGCAAGCTGCATCTCCAAGGCATGCTACATCCTCCTGTCCTGACTCTAAGCGAATATTTTTCAGATTACATCACGAGCATCACATTGTCAGCCTCGAGAATTGGCACTGATCAATTAAAAACACTTGGCAGTCTGACATGTCTATGGGAACTCAAGCTAAAAGATGATGCACTCTTGCCATGTCCACAGCACAGCTTTCCTCAGCTGGGATATTTAAAGATCAGTAGCCTAACCAACCTGGAGGCATTCCGAATCGAGCGCGGTGCTTTTTCCAACCTCGTCCGCTTTTCAGTACACTATTGCAGTAAGTTTCGTAGCATCATCGATGTCCTGGAGCATACTACGAGCCTGCAGGTCCTGAAGCTCAAGGGAATGGAACTTCTACCGGATATTACTGATTCTTGTAGAAACAAAAATGTTTCTGTTATCACTATGGCTTATTAG
- the LOC4352314 gene encoding uncharacterized protein isoform X2 — translation MAGADESTGEIWTVVVGCTSADIRMHNLRLHRLRVDATSGRVLGRPGDLLRRLMRVAPADDEAEVFPDARAALITRDDDQRRLYLFCDRWLLSPGSGWGDSGQVATPISKPTVAMALDLSDRTLPTIFAMDLPSSSCVLAWPVPAAAKIWAPYVAPIPGGRGRSRRLTMLHLDETSDDQYCWIDAGSIDLPQEDSSSSSTISMSASGTGYYSSIYGGYAMSGSSGRMIYG, via the exons ATGGCGGGTGCTGATGAGAGCACGGGGGAGATCTGGACGGTGGTGGTCGGGTGCACCTCGGCCGACATACGGATGCACAACCTGCGGCTGCACAGGCTCCGCGTGGACGCCACCTCCGGCCGCGTCCTCGGCcgccccggcgacctcctccgccgcctcatgCGCGTCGCCCCGGCGGACGACGAAGCGGAGGTCTTCCCCGACGCCCGGGCCGCGCTGATCACCCGGGACGACGACCAGCGGCGGCTCTACCTCTTCTGCGACCGCTGGCTCCTCAGCCCGGGATCGGGATGGGGGGACTCCGGCCAGGTGGCCACGCCCATCTCCAAGCCCACGGTTGCCATGGCGCTCGACCTCTCCGACAGGACGCTGCCCACAATCTTCGCCATGGacctcccctcctcttcctgcGTGCTGGCATGGCCCGTGCCCGCGGCGGCCAAGATCTGGGCGCCCTACGTCgcgccgattcccggcggtcgCGGGCGGAGCCGCCGCCTCACCATGCTGCATCTGGACGAGACCAGTGACGACCAGTACTGCTGGATCGACGCCGGCAGCATTGACCTCCCCCAAGAGgacagctcctcctcctcgaccatCTCCATGAGCGCCTCTGGGACTGGGTACTACAGCTCCATCTATGGAGGCTATGCAATGTCCG GGAGTTCGGGGAGGATGATTTATGGTTAG
- the LOC9266999 gene encoding uncharacterized protein isoform X3 → MQVANGMVERRVSEDGGRSGAKVDGDGQGIAAADPGRLAWHGSRDNDKRQRKWAANLGGTPPGSCIVLLHISLLSRVPNSAPKFCWLIVMPGWFSGWCCPGFQVQQLPSSKGTGLVFAMLLLLHQVR, encoded by the exons ATGCAGGTAGCGAATGGCATGGTGGAAAGAAGAGTATCTGAGGATGGTGGCAGATCTGGAGCCAAGGTCGATGGGGATGGCCAGGGCATTGCGGCGGCGGACCCTGGCAGACTAGCATGGCATGGCAGCAGAGACAACGACAAGAGGCAGAGGAAGTGGGCGGCCAATCTAGGAGGCACACCACCCGG GTCATGTATTGTTCTGCTCCACATCTCCCTGTTAAGCAGAGTGCCCAACAGCGCTCCCAAGTTTTGCTGGTTAATTGTGATGCCTGGTTGGTTTAGTGGCTGGTGTTGCCCAGGTTTCCAAGTCCAGCAGCTGCCATCATCCAAAGGCACTGGCTTGGTCTTTGCTATGCTCCTTCTCCTTCATCAG GTTCGTTGA
- the LOC4352314 gene encoding uncharacterized protein isoform X1, producing the protein MAGADESTGEIWTVVVGCTSADIRMHNLRLHRLRVDATSGRVLGRPGDLLRRLMRVAPADDEAEVFPDARAALITRDDDQRRLYLFCDRWLLSPGSGWGDSGQVATPISKPTVAMALDLSDRTLPTIFAMDLPSSSCVLAWPVPAAAKIWAPYVAPIPGGRGRSRRLTMLHLDETSDDQYCWIDAGSIDLPQEDSSSSSTISMSASGTGYYSSIYGGYAMSGKTPLLQGFAVLGDVILVSLRTCDFYLFRCSTCHWSRVYLVGDCCHYIPLNGRAVFSEEDDHIYFFRDSCLYAYKFSLEEGKMAPPIKLASLYDDFSAHGNAFIAGLSNRVLCVAWIGMDLACGCTTRHLLATRGGCRAGLARLGSVRSGSLG; encoded by the coding sequence ATGGCGGGTGCTGATGAGAGCACGGGGGAGATCTGGACGGTGGTGGTCGGGTGCACCTCGGCCGACATACGGATGCACAACCTGCGGCTGCACAGGCTCCGCGTGGACGCCACCTCCGGCCGCGTCCTCGGCcgccccggcgacctcctccgccgcctcatgCGCGTCGCCCCGGCGGACGACGAAGCGGAGGTCTTCCCCGACGCCCGGGCCGCGCTGATCACCCGGGACGACGACCAGCGGCGGCTCTACCTCTTCTGCGACCGCTGGCTCCTCAGCCCGGGATCGGGATGGGGGGACTCCGGCCAGGTGGCCACGCCCATCTCCAAGCCCACGGTTGCCATGGCGCTCGACCTCTCCGACAGGACGCTGCCCACAATCTTCGCCATGGacctcccctcctcttcctgcGTGCTGGCATGGCCCGTGCCCGCGGCGGCCAAGATCTGGGCGCCCTACGTCgcgccgattcccggcggtcgCGGGCGGAGCCGCCGCCTCACCATGCTGCATCTGGACGAGACCAGTGACGACCAGTACTGCTGGATCGACGCCGGCAGCATTGACCTCCCCCAAGAGgacagctcctcctcctcgaccatCTCCATGAGCGCCTCTGGGACTGGGTACTACAGCTCCATCTATGGAGGCTATGCAATGTCCGGTAAAACCCCTCTTCTTCAAGGATTTGCAGTGCTTGGTGATGTGATTCTGGTATCACTACGGACTTGCGACTTTTATCTCTTCCGGTGTTCCACTTGCCATTGGAGTCGAGTTTACCTTGTTGGTGATTGTTGCCACTACATTCCTCTCAATGGAAGGGCGGTGTTCTCGGAGGAAGATGATCACATCTATTTCTTCCGGGATAGCTGTTTGTATGCCTACAAGTTCTCACTAGAGGAGGGGAAGATGGCTCCACCGATTAAGCTTGCAAGTCTATACGATGATTTCAGTGCTCATGGTAATGCATTTATTGCCGGTCTCAGCAATCGAGTTCTGTGTGTTGCCTGGATTGGCATGGATCTTGCCTGCGGCTGCACCACTCGTCATCTGCTAGCCACCAGGGGTGGATGTCGAgctggcttggctcggctcggctcggttcggtctggctcgttaggataa
- the LOC9271902 gene encoding uncharacterized protein → MGQCACFGGGGAERERRAEAELAESKEARAKAAEAAQRRQEEFDRSAAGRAAKAQMKAMKEAKTSSNQGEPVLKWQMGS, encoded by the exons ATGGGGCAGTGCGCgtgcttcggcggcggcggggcggagcgggagcggcgggcggAGGCCGAGCTCGCCGAGTCGAAGGAGGCGCGCGCCAAGGCCGCCGAGGCCGCGCAGCGGAG ACAGGAGGAGTTTGATAGATCAGCCGCTGGAAGAGCAGCAAAAGCACAGATGAAAGCTATGAAGGAAGCTAAGACATCATCAAACCAAGGAGAACCAGTTCTTAAG TGGCAGATGGGATCGTAA
- the LOC9266999 gene encoding uncharacterized protein isoform X4 produces MVERRVSEDGGRSGAKVDGDGQGIAAADPGRLAWHGSRDNDKRQRKWAANLGGTPPGSCIVLLHISLLSRVPNSAPKFCWLIVMPGWFSGWCCPGFQVQQLPSSKGTGLVFAMLLLLHQVR; encoded by the exons ATGGTGGAAAGAAGAGTATCTGAGGATGGTGGCAGATCTGGAGCCAAGGTCGATGGGGATGGCCAGGGCATTGCGGCGGCGGACCCTGGCAGACTAGCATGGCATGGCAGCAGAGACAACGACAAGAGGCAGAGGAAGTGGGCGGCCAATCTAGGAGGCACACCACCCGG GTCATGTATTGTTCTGCTCCACATCTCCCTGTTAAGCAGAGTGCCCAACAGCGCTCCCAAGTTTTGCTGGTTAATTGTGATGCCTGGTTGGTTTAGTGGCTGGTGTTGCCCAGGTTTCCAAGTCCAGCAGCTGCCATCATCCAAAGGCACTGGCTTGGTCTTTGCTATGCTCCTTCTCCTTCATCAG GTTCGTTGA
- the LOC4352320 gene encoding toMV resistant protein Tm-2 netted virescent: MIMERLLQPTEHREVIVIVGMGGIGKTTLASLVFNKARGVEERNTWSGQAPPKATDPGSSSKRSHFDVCAWVPVGQDPDTLHLFSTISIQIGANLDLSRDVAEIKHHMFTFLLDKRYLIVLDDVWREETWHELVDAFPMSTNGSKILMTTRSKVIAISADPASYPHELNPLSDEVSFHLFLSKVFPNSNLNQAMSYPPLMEDLGRQLSKKCGGLPLALVVLGGLLSAKEKKHDVWSSILNSMNWNDNEAEKQCLKILALSYDDLPYRMKLCFLYLGAFREESEISISKLTKLWIGDDLIPQQSGRRRKEDTATDYLNELIQRCLVQPVLLKHKQRSTRVRVHALLRELAISEGRENRFLYCEYSNQAVSEMEMETLSSFGSPSGTQ; this comes from the coding sequence ATGATCATGGAAAGGCTGCTCCAACCTACTGAACATCGAGAGGTGATTGTGATAGTTGGCATGGGAGGGATAGGCAAGACAACCCTTGCATCTCTTGTTTTCAACAAGGCTCGTGGAGTTGAAGAAAGGAACACTTGGTCTGGCCAAGCTCCACCCAAAGCAACAGATCCAGGAAGCAGCAGCAAAAGAAGTCATTTTGACGTCTGTGCTTGGGTTCCAGTTGGTCAGGATCCTGATACTCTCCACCTCTTCAGTACCATATCTATTCAGATTGGAGCTAATTTGGATCTATCACGTGATGTGGCTGAAATAAAACATCATATGTTCACCTTTCTGCTTGATAAGAGGTACCTGATTGTTCTGGACGACGTCTGGAGAGAAGAAACATGGCATGAATTGGTTGACGCTTTCCCCATGTCGACAAATGGGAGCAAAATCCTGATGACAACTCGCTCCAAGGTAATAGCCATTTCTGCCGACCCTGCTTCATATCCACATGAGCTGAATCCCTTGAGTGATGAGGTGAGCTTTCACCTCTTCCTATCCAAAGTTTTCCCAAATAGCAACCTTAATCAAGCAATGTCGTATCCACCACTGATGGAGGATTTGGGGCGCCAACTCAGCAAGAAATGTGGTGGTTTACCTCTTGCACTTGTGGTTCTAGGAGGCCTACTATCAGCCAAGGAAAAGAAACACGATGTATGGAGCAGCATACTGAATAGCATGAACTGGAACGACAATGAAGCTGAGAAACAGTGCCTGAAAATATTGGCCTTAAGCTACGACGACTTGCCCTATCGTATGAAACTGTGTTTTCTTTATCTAGGAGCTTTCAGAGAAGAATCTGAAATCAGTATCTCTAAATTGACAAAGCTATGGATTGGAGACGATCTTATACCTCAGCAaagtggaagaagaagaaaagaggacACGGCCACTGACTATTTAAATGAGCTCATTCAAAGGTGTCTCGTGCAACCTGTTCTTCTGAAACATAAGCAGCGATCAACGAGGGTGCGTGTCCATGCTCTATTGCGTGAGCTAGCAATATCAGAAGGAAGAGAAAACAGATTCCTTTATTGTGAATATAGCAACCAAGCAGTGTCGGAAATGGAGATGGAAACCCTATCGTCGTTTGGTTCTCCATCCGGGACCCAATAA